From Ignavibacteria bacterium, one genomic window encodes:
- the plsX gene encoding phosphate acyltransferase PlsX has product MAQPDENAHCRIVVDAMGGDFAPHNAVLGAIQAANEDPSIELFLVGREKEILEVISGNNLSFDTSHIIHADEVITMSDHPTDVIKTKRNSSITLGARMVREKKADAFVSAGNTGAMLVASTLMMGKLPGVERPTIGTFMPSEDGVVTIFDAGASVDSKPRHLLDYAIMGSIFVREMHNIKNPKVGILSVGEEDTKGNEVSLCALELIRKTNLNVVGNIEGRDILKGKVNVVVCDGFVGNIILKFAESFVGLLKSKIKLFADKGLLNKIRVLLMKGTLKNVMKQFDYQTYGGVPLLGVNGISIIGHGSSTVLAIKNMVLRAKEMHDKKLTQKIEESLKDYANIS; this is encoded by the coding sequence ATGGCACAACCCGATGAAAATGCTCATTGTAGAATCGTAGTGGATGCGATGGGGGGCGATTTCGCTCCCCATAATGCCGTCTTAGGCGCTATCCAGGCAGCAAATGAAGATCCATCCATAGAACTTTTTCTGGTCGGTAGAGAAAAAGAAATCCTGGAAGTTATTTCAGGAAACAATCTAAGTTTTGACACCTCGCATATAATACATGCCGATGAGGTCATTACTATGTCCGATCATCCGACTGATGTAATTAAAACCAAGAGAAATTCCTCGATTACTCTGGGAGCCAGAATGGTCAGGGAGAAAAAGGCCGATGCCTTTGTCTCCGCAGGCAACACAGGCGCCATGCTCGTTGCCTCGACGCTCATGATGGGAAAGCTCCCCGGAGTTGAAAGGCCCACCATTGGTACTTTCATGCCCTCGGAAGATGGTGTTGTTACTATTTTTGACGCCGGGGCCAGCGTTGACTCCAAGCCCAGGCACCTGCTGGACTACGCCATTATGGGATCCATATTCGTAAGAGAAATGCACAACATTAAAAATCCCAAGGTTGGGATCTTAAGCGTTGGAGAGGAGGACACAAAGGGGAATGAGGTGTCCTTATGTGCTCTCGAACTCATAAGAAAAACAAATCTGAATGTTGTGGGGAATATTGAGGGGCGGGATATCTTAAAAGGCAAGGTGAACGTTGTCGTTTGCGACGGTTTTGTAGGCAATATAATACTGAAATTTGCCGAAAGCTTTGTCGGCCTTTTGAAAAGTAAAATCAAACTTTTTGCAGATAAAGGACTCTTAAACAAGATCAGAGTACTCCTTATGAAGGGCACCCTGAAAAATGTGATGAAACAGTTCGACTACCAGACCTACGGCGGGGTTCCTCTTCTTGGCGTAAACGGAATCAGTATAATCGGGCATGGTTCCAGTACTGTACTGGCTATTAAGAACATGGTTCTCAGGGCCAAAGAAATGCACGATAAAAAACTAACACAAAAAATTGAAGAGTCATTAAAAGATTATGCAAATATCTCCTAA
- the rpmF gene encoding 50S ribosomal protein L32 — MPNPKRKWSKSRRDKRRTHYKAEAPTLGTCSNCGEMKLNHRACPNCGYYAGRSMFVPKG; from the coding sequence ATGCCAAATCCAAAACGTAAATGGTCCAAAAGCAGAAGAGATAAAAGAAGAACCCATTACAAAGCCGAAGCTCCGACTTTGGGTACCTGCAGCAACTGCGGGGAAATGAAGTTGAACCACAGAGCTTGCCCTAACTGCGGATATTACGCAGGACGTTCAATGTTTGTACCTAAGGGCTAA
- a CDS encoding DUF177 domain-containing protein encodes MIIKYTNYTDGIHDLEFNEDVKTLGLKEPLIGNVNLKVRMDKSHSQIVLSCTMAVNARFDCDRCGEELTSELKSDFRLVYLFGQDPGESEAVNLYYLSPDEDKIDLRPDVVEYSVLSVPMKKLCKEDCRGLCPHCGVNLNNETCNCTKENINPVWAPLLKLKNNSK; translated from the coding sequence ATGATAATAAAATACACGAACTATACAGACGGCATACACGATTTAGAGTTTAATGAAGACGTCAAGACGCTGGGCTTAAAAGAGCCTCTGATTGGAAATGTGAACCTGAAAGTCAGAATGGATAAGTCGCACAGTCAGATAGTGCTCAGCTGCACGATGGCTGTAAATGCAAGGTTTGACTGTGACAGGTGCGGTGAGGAACTTACTAGTGAACTTAAGAGTGATTTCAGGCTGGTATACCTCTTCGGGCAGGATCCTGGTGAAAGTGAAGCTGTAAATCTGTATTACCTTTCTCCGGATGAGGACAAGATCGATCTGAGGCCGGATGTGGTTGAATATTCGGTACTTTCTGTACCGATGAAAAAGCTTTGCAAAGAAGATTGCAGAGGGCTGTGCCCGCATTGCGGGGTGAACCTGAATAATGAGACCTGCAATTGCACGAAGGAAAATATAAATCCCGTTTGGGCACCCTTGCTTAAACTGAAGAATAATTCAAAATAA
- a CDS encoding ATP-binding cassette domain-containing protein — translation MLKVQNLTKEFLNVLAVNNISFEVTPGRIFGLLGPNGAGKTTTIRMILNIIKPTSGEVLFRGKKTDYSFQNIVGYLPEERGLYKKSRVIDVLRYFGELKGMPKPKALREALSWLRRMDIEEYSARRIEELSKGNQQKIQFITAVIHDPEVLILDEPFSGFDPINQQMVKDILSELVGKEKLILLSTHQMEVAENLCSGIFLINKGREVLSGSLSDIKRNFGSGLYRIEFLGGASALKAIPMIEIIQENGNSAEVKLTGSTTPYEFLRCAVDKVRVTHFSEVEPTLNKIFLQSIKS, via the coding sequence ATGCTAAAAGTTCAAAATCTTACCAAAGAATTTCTTAATGTTCTGGCAGTTAATAATATTTCCTTTGAAGTTACCCCGGGCAGGATTTTCGGACTTTTAGGTCCCAACGGTGCCGGCAAAACAACTACCATCAGGATGATACTCAATATTATAAAACCAACCAGCGGAGAGGTTCTCTTCAGAGGAAAAAAAACAGACTACAGCTTCCAGAACATCGTAGGCTACCTGCCGGAAGAAAGGGGCCTTTACAAAAAAAGCAGGGTTATAGACGTCCTTCGCTACTTTGGTGAACTTAAGGGAATGCCAAAGCCTAAAGCCCTCCGGGAAGCTTTATCGTGGCTGAGGCGCATGGATATTGAAGAATATTCAGCGCGCAGGATTGAGGAGCTCTCAAAGGGCAACCAGCAGAAAATCCAGTTCATTACGGCTGTTATTCACGACCCCGAGGTTTTAATTCTCGACGAGCCTTTCTCGGGCTTCGACCCTATAAACCAGCAGATGGTAAAGGATATACTCTCGGAACTGGTCGGAAAAGAAAAGCTCATACTTCTTTCCACGCACCAGATGGAGGTGGCTGAAAACCTGTGCTCGGGCATATTCCTTATTAATAAAGGGCGCGAGGTCTTAAGCGGATCTCTTAGCGATATAAAACGGAACTTCGGAAGCGGCCTTTACAGAATTGAGTTCCTGGGCGGGGCTTCGGCCCTTAAGGCAATACCCATGATCGAAATTATACAAGAAAACGGAAATTCAGCCGAAGTAAAACTGACAGGCAGCACCACACCTTATGAATTCTTAAGGTGTGCAGTAGATAAAGTCAGGGTAACACACTTTTCTGAGGTCGAGCCGACACTTAACAAGATATTCCTTCAATCTATTAAAAGCTAA
- a CDS encoding ABC transporter permease, with amino-acid sequence MKKIMKIALFEFMEKIKTRAFLVFMIVFPLIIIAISIVPSMLVDTREDSTRPIGVLDLTGQYSKGIIRQLNDFKFPDGQPNYIVINLYYQGKSPEEMRQFADKLVTEGNVDGYIMVEANDGDSVSVSYRNRNFGNFNDLPRFEKIFNNVYTSKRLLSHGFDPSVISRLMTNVQLKAEKIDHSSNGRQTSPEMIYFSSVIFLMLLFMMIMFSGGLLIRSVVEEKSNRIMEILLSSCTPDELLTGKILGLGMLGLFQIFVWAVIALALLGGNYIPLEIFNDIGLSMLYFVLGYLFYTAIFVGVGSVVTTEQEAQHFTGYLSIVLILPLVISLKVIQSPDILLVRILSLIPFTSPPIMLLRIKVMTPPVWEIILSTLILIFSIYLTIIITSRIFRIGILSYGKRPSLKELLIWIKEK; translated from the coding sequence ATGAAAAAAATAATGAAAATTGCCCTCTTCGAGTTTATGGAAAAGATTAAGACAAGGGCATTTCTTGTATTCATGATCGTCTTCCCCCTTATAATTATTGCAATCAGCATCGTACCTTCAATGCTGGTTGATACCAGGGAGGATTCCACCCGCCCCATCGGCGTGCTGGATCTTACGGGCCAGTACTCCAAAGGGATCATAAGGCAGCTGAATGACTTTAAGTTTCCGGACGGACAGCCGAACTACATTGTAATTAATCTTTATTACCAGGGCAAATCCCCTGAGGAGATGAGGCAGTTTGCCGATAAGCTTGTCACAGAAGGAAATGTGGACGGCTATATAATGGTTGAAGCCAATGATGGCGACAGCGTAAGTGTAAGTTACCGGAACAGGAACTTCGGAAACTTTAATGACCTGCCGCGCTTTGAGAAGATATTCAACAACGTCTACACCTCAAAAAGGCTCTTGAGCCACGGGTTTGATCCATCTGTAATCAGCCGCCTGATGACTAACGTGCAGCTTAAAGCAGAAAAAATTGACCACTCCTCAAACGGGCGTCAGACAAGCCCTGAGATGATATATTTCTCTTCTGTAATTTTCCTAATGCTCCTTTTTATGATGATAATGTTCTCGGGCGGACTTTTAATAAGGAGCGTCGTGGAGGAAAAGTCCAACAGGATAATGGAAATACTCCTTTCCAGCTGCACACCCGATGAACTACTGACGGGCAAAATTCTGGGTCTTGGAATGCTGGGGCTTTTCCAGATATTTGTCTGGGCCGTAATTGCCCTTGCCCTTTTAGGCGGCAATTATATACCGCTTGAGATCTTTAACGACATTGGGCTCTCAATGCTCTATTTTGTGCTGGGATATCTTTTTTATACGGCTATTTTTGTCGGCGTCGGCTCCGTGGTTACAACCGAGCAGGAAGCGCAGCACTTTACAGGATACCTCAGCATAGTCTTAATACTGCCCCTGGTCATTTCCTTAAAAGTCATTCAGTCGCCCGACATACTTCTGGTCAGGATACTGTCGCTTATTCCCTTTACCTCGCCGCCAATAATGCTTTTAAGGATTAAAGTAATGACGCCCCCGGTCTGGGAGATAATTCTTAGTACTCTTATTCTTATATTTTCGATTTATCTTACAATAATAATTACTTCGAGGATCTTCAGGATAGGAATTCTCTCCTACGGAAAGCGTCCATCACTAAAAGAGCTTCTGATTTGGATAAAAGAAAAGTAA
- a CDS encoding PrsW family intramembrane metalloprotease → MIFISALAAAIPMILYMLVLWRLDKYEREPFKYVLASFIWGAAGAIVLASLASWILSEGAHLIFRSSNADRLLGPLVFAPVIEESTKGLFLIILARSRVFDNITDGLVYGGAIGLGFGMTENFLYFITYGSSLESWLLLVFVRTSFSAVMHCVSTASLGSFLAIAKFGKSWTKVFAPMMGFFIAVTVHFIWNFTVSFRITLLLGVLFIMFAVTAFITVFLVSIYNERRIILKELDEEVRSNLVPEDHLMIVASKDRYAKGWIDEAIRKDYVKALIRLAFRKMQFRQTSGKEKEFYAAEVELYRSHIRNLLLNSQFN, encoded by the coding sequence ATGATCTTTATTTCTGCTCTTGCAGCCGCCATCCCCATGATTTTGTACATGCTTGTACTCTGGCGCCTGGATAAGTATGAACGTGAGCCGTTTAAGTATGTCTTAGCCAGTTTTATCTGGGGGGCAGCAGGAGCCATTGTACTGGCTTCACTGGCAAGCTGGATCTTAAGCGAAGGGGCTCACCTTATCTTCAGAAGCTCAAACGCCGACAGGCTCCTGGGACCCCTTGTTTTTGCCCCGGTGATAGAAGAATCCACAAAAGGCCTTTTTTTGATAATTCTTGCGCGCAGCCGTGTTTTCGACAACATTACCGACGGCCTCGTCTATGGAGGCGCAATCGGACTGGGATTTGGCATGACAGAGAACTTTCTTTATTTTATTACTTATGGCAGCAGCCTCGAGTCGTGGCTCCTTTTAGTCTTTGTCCGCACCTCATTTTCAGCCGTTATGCACTGTGTCTCAACTGCTTCGCTCGGCTCATTCCTGGCTATTGCCAAATTCGGGAAGTCATGGACTAAAGTTTTTGCCCCAATGATGGGCTTTTTTATAGCTGTAACAGTCCATTTTATATGGAATTTTACCGTCAGCTTCAGAATTACTTTATTATTAGGTGTTTTATTTATTATGTTTGCAGTTACAGCCTTTATAACAGTGTTTCTGGTGTCAATATATAACGAAAGGAGAATAATACTTAAAGAGCTTGATGAAGAGGTGAGGTCAAATCTGGTCCCGGAAGACCATTTGATGATAGTTGCTTCAAAGGACAGGTATGCAAAAGGCTGGATTGATGAGGCTATCAGAAAGGATTACGTTAAGGCCCTGATAAGGCTTGCATTTAGAAAAATGCAGTTCAGGCAGACTTCAGGCAAAGAAAAGGAATTTTATGCCGCGGAAGTTGAACTCTACAGGAGTCATATCCGCAATTTGCTCCTTAATTCGCAGTTTAATTAG
- the nadD gene encoding nicotinate (nicotinamide) nucleotide adenylyltransferase: MKKVGILGGTFDPIHHGHLITAQALMEIRNLERIIFIPCYISPHKTDGGNSSGLHRLNMVNLAIKDVPYFTCSPIEVERGGVSYTIDTLRELKKDYPEMELIIGMDNLEKFYTWKEPDELIKIAQLVVMERESSPREIPIDRYYEAAEFVKTPFIDIKATNIRQRVRQNLPIDFLVPKEIKEYIFRYNLYK; the protein is encoded by the coding sequence TTGAAAAAAGTCGGAATCCTGGGAGGCACATTTGACCCTATACACCACGGGCACCTTATAACGGCACAGGCCCTGATGGAAATCAGGAATCTGGAGAGGATTATCTTTATCCCGTGCTACATATCCCCTCATAAGACCGATGGCGGTAACTCTTCAGGCCTGCACAGGCTTAACATGGTTAACCTCGCAATTAAGGATGTCCCCTACTTCACATGCTCCCCCATTGAAGTTGAACGCGGAGGCGTCTCATATACAATTGACACCTTAAGAGAGCTGAAAAAAGATTACCCCGAAATGGAGCTCATAATAGGGATGGACAACCTGGAAAAATTCTATACCTGGAAGGAACCCGATGAGCTCATTAAAATTGCACAGCTGGTTGTAATGGAACGAGAGTCCAGTCCGAGGGAGATCCCAATAGACCGCTATTACGAGGCTGCGGAATTCGTAAAAACTCCTTTTATAGACATCAAGGCCACAAATATACGCCAGAGGGTAAGGCAAAATTTGCCAATCGATTTTCTTGTACCTAAGGAGATAAAAGAATATATTTTCAGGTACAATCTCTACAAATAG
- the meaB gene encoding methylmalonyl Co-A mutase-associated GTPase MeaB, which translates to MSENSFSDNSFIDKLLKGDKRTVSRSISIVEHGNSRAKELLKSIYSKTGRAYRIGITGPPGAGKSTLTNQLTKFYRNQGKTVAVIAVDPTSPFTGGALLGDRVRMSEIGSDEGVFIRSMATRGSLGGLSKTTTDAADVLDAAGYDIILFETVGVGQSELDIARTADTTLVVLVPESGDSIQAMKAGLMEIADLFVMNKSDRPGADSAIIALQTMLMMKSHDETTWLPRIVKSVATENSGIEDIAREIEAHKDHLVNDGSFQRKRELNSKIRIKEIVESQIRSEIWTKERESSLNNSLEKVVLGRISPYHLAEDIIEHYKNEFE; encoded by the coding sequence ATGTCAGAAAATTCTTTCTCGGATAATTCATTCATAGATAAACTGCTTAAGGGAGATAAAAGAACGGTTTCACGCTCAATCTCAATTGTGGAACACGGTAACTCCCGAGCCAAAGAGCTCCTGAAATCTATATACTCCAAAACAGGAAGGGCCTACAGAATAGGTATTACCGGGCCTCCGGGAGCAGGCAAAAGCACTCTTACAAACCAGCTCACAAAATTCTACAGGAACCAGGGCAAGACCGTTGCCGTTATTGCAGTTGATCCCACGAGCCCGTTTACAGGAGGCGCTCTTCTGGGCGACCGCGTGCGCATGAGCGAAATTGGAAGCGACGAGGGGGTCTTCATAAGAAGCATGGCAACCCGCGGAAGTCTCGGCGGCCTGAGCAAGACTACAACCGATGCCGCCGACGTGCTGGATGCTGCAGGCTACGACATTATACTTTTTGAAACCGTCGGCGTGGGCCAGTCTGAACTTGATATCGCCAGAACTGCGGACACCACGCTCGTCGTGCTTGTGCCGGAATCGGGTGACTCCATACAGGCAATGAAGGCAGGACTTATGGAAATTGCAGACCTCTTTGTCATGAATAAAAGCGACCGCCCCGGTGCCGACAGCGCTATAATCGCACTCCAGACAATGCTCATGATGAAAAGCCACGATGAAACCACATGGCTTCCCAGGATCGTTAAATCGGTTGCAACTGAAAACTCAGGCATTGAGGACATTGCCCGCGAAATTGAAGCCCATAAGGACCACCTTGTAAATGACGGCTCATTCCAGAGGAAAAGAGAACTGAATTCAAAGATCAGGATCAAGGAGATCGTCGAAAGCCAGATCCGCTCCGAAATCTGGACAAAAGAAAGGGAATCCTCGCTCAACAACTCTCTTGAAAAGGTTGTACTGGGACGCATATCCCCCTACCACCTGGCCGAAGACATAATAGAACACTACAAAAACGAATTTGAATAG
- a CDS encoding acyl-CoA dehydrogenase, protein MAGNNTPFTFELTEEQLAIRDTIRQFAENNIKPVVMKYDESQEHAKEIFDELGEMGFLGILVPEEDGGAGLGYIEYAIVVEEIARIDPSIALSVAAHNGLCTNHINLFANKEQKEKYLPELAQGRKLGAWGLTEPASGSDAAGMQTTARKEDGFYVLDGTKNFITNGGVGKTAVVMAVTDKSKGKKGISAFILEKGFEGFSVGKKENKLGMRASETTQLLFDNCRVPKENLIGEEGEGLIQALKILEGGRISIAALSLGLAEGCLEAALGYSKQRKQFGKHLSEFQAIQFKLAEMATDIASARLLTYRAAVKKDKGEKISREASMAKLFASEIATRAANEAVQILGGYGFVKDYPVEKLYRDVKLLTIGEGTSEVQRMLIAKSFLQE, encoded by the coding sequence ATGGCCGGAAACAACACTCCTTTTACCTTTGAACTAACCGAAGAGCAACTTGCCATACGAGACACGATACGGCAGTTTGCCGAAAATAACATAAAGCCTGTTGTAATGAAGTACGATGAAAGCCAGGAACACGCAAAAGAAATCTTTGACGAGCTGGGTGAAATGGGCTTCCTCGGCATTCTCGTCCCCGAGGAAGACGGGGGTGCGGGCCTGGGGTATATTGAATACGCAATCGTTGTAGAGGAAATTGCAAGAATCGATCCTTCAATTGCACTTTCCGTTGCGGCACATAACGGGCTCTGCACCAATCACATTAATCTATTCGCGAATAAAGAACAGAAGGAAAAATACCTGCCCGAACTTGCACAGGGCAGAAAGCTCGGTGCCTGGGGGCTTACAGAACCCGCCTCGGGAAGCGATGCCGCAGGAATGCAGACTACGGCACGGAAAGAAGACGGATTTTACGTCCTTGACGGGACAAAGAATTTTATTACCAACGGCGGCGTGGGCAAAACTGCCGTTGTAATGGCTGTAACTGATAAGTCAAAGGGGAAAAAAGGGATATCGGCTTTTATTCTGGAAAAGGGCTTTGAAGGGTTTTCTGTCGGAAAGAAAGAAAACAAGCTCGGCATGCGTGCAAGCGAAACCACACAGCTATTGTTCGATAACTGCCGGGTACCCAAAGAAAACCTTATAGGTGAAGAAGGCGAAGGCCTCATTCAGGCACTCAAAATACTTGAAGGCGGAAGGATCTCAATTGCAGCCTTAAGCCTCGGGCTTGCAGAAGGCTGCCTTGAGGCGGCACTCGGCTATTCAAAGCAGAGAAAGCAGTTCGGGAAACACCTGTCTGAATTTCAGGCCATACAGTTCAAGCTTGCCGAGATGGCAACAGACATCGCCTCGGCAAGGCTCCTGACCTACCGCGCGGCGGTAAAGAAGGACAAAGGGGAAAAGATTTCCCGCGAAGCCTCAATGGCCAAACTATTTGCAAGCGAAATTGCAACACGCGCGGCAAACGAGGCGGTGCAGATCCTTGGGGGCTACGGCTTTGTTAAGGATTATCCCGTGGAAAAGCTTTACAGGGATGTCAAGCTTTTAACAATAGGCGAAGGCACCTCCGAGGTTCAGCGAATGCTTATAGCAAAAAGTTTTCTGCAAGAGTAA
- a CDS encoding acyl-CoA carboxylase subunit beta codes for MKKIGNPAASDESFLKRDDHYKNLVRKLNAEKDKAKLGGGKKAVEAHKAKGKLTARERITSLIDKGTRFFEIGTLTAHGMYEEYGGAPSAGTVMGLGRINGKYFMIVANDATVKAGAWFPITAKKNLRAQEISMDNRLPIVYLVDSAGVFLPLQEDIFPDKEHFGRIFRNNARMSSMGIPQIAAIMGPCVAGGAYLPIMSDEALIVEGEGSVFLAGSHLVKAAIGEDIDNEHLGGALVQSNVSGVTDYVMKSDTECLEQIRSLAGKFGEMPRAGFNRLESAPPRFSPKEIYGILPEDPLKTYNMYEIIARIVDNSEIDEYKAGYGKSVITAYARIDGWAVGIVANQRNIIKTEKGEMQIGGVIYSDSADKAARFIMNCNQRRIPLVFLQDVTGFMVGSRAEHGGIIKDGAKMVNAVANSVVPKITIIIGNSFGAGNYAMCGKAYDPRFIFAYPNARIAVMGGQTASNTLLGIRMKQLEKEGKKITREESEKLLREIESSYEEKSIPSYAAARLWVDEVIDPVETRDYIAMAIEVANNNNEIPEFNPGVIQT; via the coding sequence ATGAAAAAAATAGGCAATCCTGCAGCTAGTGATGAATCATTCTTGAAAAGGGACGATCATTACAAAAACCTCGTAAGAAAACTTAATGCCGAAAAAGATAAAGCAAAACTAGGGGGCGGGAAAAAAGCAGTTGAAGCCCACAAAGCCAAAGGAAAACTTACCGCAAGAGAAAGAATTACTTCACTCATTGACAAGGGCACCAGGTTCTTTGAAATAGGAACACTTACCGCCCACGGCATGTATGAAGAGTATGGCGGTGCCCCGAGCGCCGGTACCGTTATGGGACTGGGCAGAATAAACGGCAAATACTTTATGATTGTGGCAAACGACGCTACAGTTAAAGCAGGAGCCTGGTTCCCTATAACAGCCAAGAAAAACCTGAGGGCACAGGAAATCAGCATGGATAACCGCCTGCCTATTGTCTACCTGGTCGACAGCGCCGGGGTATTCCTCCCCCTCCAGGAGGATATATTCCCCGATAAGGAACACTTTGGGCGCATATTCAGGAATAACGCCAGAATGTCTTCCATGGGCATCCCGCAGATAGCGGCCATTATGGGCCCGTGCGTTGCAGGAGGCGCCTACCTTCCTATAATGAGCGATGAGGCTCTCATTGTAGAAGGCGAAGGCTCCGTATTCCTTGCAGGCTCTCACCTTGTTAAGGCGGCTATTGGAGAGGATATAGACAACGAACACCTTGGAGGCGCTCTTGTTCAGTCGAACGTTTCAGGTGTTACGGACTACGTTATGAAAAGCGACACCGAGTGCCTGGAACAGATAAGAAGCCTTGCCGGGAAGTTCGGCGAAATGCCCCGTGCAGGCTTTAACAGATTGGAATCCGCACCCCCCAGGTTCAGCCCTAAGGAAATCTACGGCATCCTGCCCGAAGACCCTCTGAAGACGTATAATATGTACGAGATAATTGCCCGCATTGTAGATAATTCGGAAATTGATGAATATAAGGCGGGCTACGGCAAGTCTGTTATTACAGCCTACGCCAGAATTGACGGCTGGGCCGTAGGCATTGTGGCCAACCAGAGAAATATCATTAAAACAGAAAAAGGTGAAATGCAGATCGGAGGCGTAATCTATTCCGACAGCGCCGATAAGGCTGCGCGCTTTATCATGAACTGCAACCAGAGGAGGATCCCGCTCGTCTTCCTGCAGGACGTAACAGGCTTTATGGTAGGAAGCCGCGCCGAACACGGGGGCATTATTAAGGACGGGGCCAAAATGGTTAATGCCGTTGCCAATTCCGTGGTGCCTAAAATTACAATCATTATCGGTAACAGTTTTGGAGCAGGAAATTACGCAATGTGTGGAAAAGCATACGATCCAAGGTTTATATTTGCATATCCGAATGCCAGGATTGCCGTAATGGGAGGCCAGACGGCCAGTAATACGCTCCTTGGAATCAGAATGAAACAGCTGGAAAAGGAAGGTAAAAAGATCACGAGGGAGGAATCTGAAAAACTCCTCAGGGAGATCGAAAGCTCTTACGAGGAGAAAAGCATTCCTTCATATGCCGCGGCCCGGCTCTGGGTAGATGAGGTTATTGACCCTGTTGAAACAAGAGACTATATTGCAATGGCAATTGAAGTGGCAAATAATAACAATGAAATTCCAGAATTTAACCCGGGTGTAATACAAACCTAG
- a CDS encoding sigma-54-dependent Fis family transcriptional regulator, with the protein MNSVLVIDDEKEICESIKMILEYEDYEVDYSTEAIKGVEKLTSGNFDVALLDIQMPDMNGFEVLNKLKELNLDINVIVISAFSSLENAVKATKLGAFDFLEKPIDRDKLLLSIRNALSQVKLVKENKELKKTLNESSVIIGRSPAIQNVLQVISRVAQTDVRVLITGGNGTGKELVAREIHRQSQRASLNFVEVNCAAIPNELIESELFGHEKGSFTGAFQQRIGKFELANKGTLFLDEIGDMSLQAQAKVLRAIEDGKIERVGGNRKIDVDVRIISATNKNLKEEIEKGNFREDLFHRLNVIPIIVPPLKDRVEDIPLLVEHFASEISNKYKIPPVKFTQAAIKALQSFEWTGNVRELRNIVERIIIMMPQKEINDKDVFKIVPPSPSGMDDIMNINNSFQDFKEKAERAFILRQLEANDWNISKTAELLDIQRSHLYAKMKKYDIEKGRE; encoded by the coding sequence ATGAACTCTGTCTTAGTGATTGATGACGAAAAGGAAATTTGCGAAAGCATTAAAATGATCCTCGAGTACGAGGACTACGAGGTAGACTACTCCACCGAAGCCATTAAAGGCGTGGAAAAACTGACCTCGGGAAACTTTGACGTCGCCCTGCTGGACATACAGATGCCCGATATGAACGGCTTTGAAGTCCTCAATAAACTGAAAGAACTAAACCTTGACATAAATGTAATTGTAATTTCTGCTTTCAGCAGCCTGGAGAACGCCGTAAAGGCAACCAAGCTCGGGGCCTTCGACTTTCTTGAAAAGCCTATTGACCGCGATAAACTCCTCTTAAGCATACGCAACGCCTTAAGCCAGGTTAAACTGGTCAAGGAAAATAAGGAGCTTAAGAAAACATTAAACGAAAGCAGCGTTATTATTGGCAGAAGCCCTGCCATACAAAATGTGCTGCAGGTTATTTCAAGAGTGGCACAGACGGACGTAAGAGTTTTAATTACAGGCGGAAACGGCACCGGCAAGGAACTGGTCGCCCGCGAAATTCACCGCCAGAGCCAGCGCGCCTCTCTGAACTTTGTTGAGGTCAACTGCGCCGCTATACCTAATGAACTGATAGAAAGTGAACTCTTCGGCCATGAAAAGGGCTCTTTTACCGGAGCCTTCCAGCAGAGAATTGGAAAGTTTGAACTTGCAAATAAAGGCACCCTTTTCCTGGACGAAATCGGGGATATGAGCCTGCAGGCTCAGGCTAAGGTCCTAAGGGCAATTGAGGACGGGAAGATTGAACGCGTGGGCGGAAACAGGAAAATTGACGTCGACGTTAGGATAATCTCCGCAACAAATAAAAACCTGAAGGAGGAAATTGAAAAAGGGAATTTCAGGGAGGACCTTTTTCACCGCCTGAACGTTATACCTATTATCGTCCCCCCGCTTAAGGACAGGGTTGAGGACATTCCGCTCCTGGTTGAACACTTTGCAAGTGAGATCTCAAATAAATATAAAATACCGCCCGTTAAGTTTACACAAGCCGCAATTAAGGCCCTGCAGAGCTTTGAGTGGACGGGCAACGTACGCGAGTTAAGAAATATAGTTGAAAGAATTATTATCATGATGCCGCAGAAGGAAATTAACGATAAGGACGTCTTTAAGATAGTCCCTCCCTCCCCTTCAGGCATGGATGACATAATGAATATTAATAATTCCTTCCAGGACTTCAAGGAAAAAGCCGAACGCGCTTTCATATTAAGGCAGCTGGAGGCAAACGACTGGAATATCAGCAAGACGGCTGAACTGCTCGATATTCAAAGAAGCCACCTTTACGCAAAAATGAAAAAGTACGACATAGAAAAAGGGAGAGAATAA